One part of the Prunus persica cultivar Lovell chromosome G5, Prunus_persica_NCBIv2, whole genome shotgun sequence genome encodes these proteins:
- the LOC18776328 gene encoding probable serine/threonine-protein kinase WNK3 isoform X2 — protein MPQDLSSDQDTDDADAEFVEVDPTGRYGRYKEILGKGAFKKVYRAFDELEGIEVAWNQVKVADLLRNSEDLERLYSEVHLLKTLKHKNIIKFYNSWVDAKHENINFITEIFTSGTLRQYRRKHKHVDLRALKKWSRQILEGLWYLHNHDPPVIHRDLKCDNIFVNGNQGEVKIGDLGLAAILRQARSAHSVIGTPEFMAPELYEEEYNELVDIYAFGMCLLELVTFEYPYVECTNAAQIFKKVTSGIKPASLAKVTDPGVKAFIEKCITKVSDRLSAKELLMHPFLQSDQDRECSSLRPETHYSEGSSDQIDIGTKDMDPSPETNKDFTVQGQRKDDTIFLKLRIADSTGHFRNIHFPFDIGADTAIAVASEMVQELDLTDQDVTTIAEIIDAEIQSHIPDWTSSEISGDNIDGEVSTPYSPVSESKDDPSALVHEAILSSNLALERLPSGRKYWSDSPKEGSGNSPGKHGFSNLHSPADSVIAGGTEDNENSTGSHREEDDPNGRDASDSPNGGTEDDEKSPGSLREEDDPTCAGASDSPNGGGHGAATDLHVINGTHPFESEEVKIIAEKLENLLVEQKKELDELKRKHELAISDVLKELPPVFCQKVLDICKIKIPDYKMLYEADC, from the exons ATGCCACAGGATTTGTCGTCGGACCAAGACACGGACGATGCTGATGCCGAGTTCGTGGAGGTTGATCCCACTGGTCGATACGGTCGG TATAAAGAGATTCTAGGAAAAGGGGCTTTCAAGAAAGT ATATCGAGCATTTGATGAATTGGAAGGAATAGAAGTAGCTTGGAATCAGGTTAAAGTGGCAGATCTATTACGCAACTCTGAAGATTTAGAGCGGCTTTATTCAGAAGTTCATTTGCTTAAGACTTTAAAGCACAAGAACATAATTAAGTTTTACAATTCGTGGGTCGATGCCAAGCATGAGAATATCAACTTTATTACGGAGATCTTCACTTCAGGAACATTGCGGCA ATACCGGAGAAAGCATAAGCATGTTGATTTGAGGGCGTTGAAGAAATGGTCTAGGCAGATTTTAGAAGGCCTTTGGTATCTTCATAATCACGACCCCCCTGTTATCCATCGAGATTTGAAGTGTGACAACATTTTTGTCAATGGGAACCAAGGTGAGGTGAAAATTGGTGACTTAGGACTGGCTGCTATTCTTCGCCAGGCTCGCTCAGCACATAGTGTTATCG GTACTCCGGAGTTTATGGCGCCAGAGCTTTATGAAGAGGAATACAATGAGCTAGTAGACATTTATGCCTTTGGCATGTGCTTGTTAGAATTGGTGACCTTTGAGTATCCATATGTTGAATGTACCAATGCTGCCCAAATATTCAAGAAAGTGACATCA GGAATAAAGCCAGCATCATTGGCAAAAGTGACAGATCCTGGAGTTAAAGCATTTATAGAAAAGTGCATTACGAAAGTCTCTGATCGTTTGTCTGCCAAGGAACTTCTAATGCATCCTTTTCTCCAATCTGATCAAGATCGTGAATGTAGTTCTCTACGACCTGAAACTCATTATTCAG AAGGCAGTTCTGATCAGATTGATATTGGAACAAAGGATATGGACCCTTCTCCTGAGACAAATAAAGACTTCACTGTGCAAGGCCAGAGGAAAGACGACACAATATTTCTGAAACTACGAATAGCAGATTCGACAG GTCACTTTCGAAATATCCACTTCCCATTTGACATTGGGGCAGATACTGCAATTGCTGTTGCTAGTGAAATGGTTCAAGAGTTGGACCTAACAGATCAAGATGTCACAACAATTGCTGAAATTATTGAcgctgaaatccaatcccacATTCCAGATTGGACATCCAGTGAAATTTCGGGAGATAATATTGATGGTGAGGTCTCAACTCCATATAGCCCAGTTTCTGAGTCTAAGGATGATCCTTCTGCCTTGGTACATGAGGCCATCCTTTCTAGTAATCTTGCATTAGAAAGACTGCCTTCAGGTCGCAAGTACTGGTCTGACTCACCCAAGGAAGGTAGTGGAAATTCTCCAGGGAAGCATGGGTTTTCTAACTTGCATTCTCCAGCAGATTCGGTCATTGCAGGAGGTACTGAAGACAATGAAAATTCTACTGGTAGCCATAGAGAGGAAGACGACCCAAACGGCAGAGATGCCTCTGATTCACCAAATGGTGGTACTGAGGATGATGAAAAATCTCCTGGTAGCCTTAGAGAGGAAGATGATCCAACTTGTGCTGGTGCCTCTGATTCACCAAATGGTGGTGGTCATGGTGCAGCTACTGATCTACATGTTATTAATGGAACTCATCCATTTGAATCAGAAGAAGTCAAGATCATTGCGGAGAAACTTGAGAATCTATTGGTAGAACAGAAAAAGGAGTTAGACGAGCTCAAGAGGAAGCATGAATTAGCAATATCAGATGTATTGAAGGAACTACCCCCGGTTTTCTGTCAAAAGGTTTTAGATATATGTAAGATAAAAATTCCGGACTACAAAATGCTTTATGAGGCAGACTGCTAA
- the LOC18776328 gene encoding probable serine/threonine-protein kinase WNK3 isoform X3: MPQDLSSDQDTDDADAEFVEVDPTGRYGRYKEILGKGAFKKVYRAFDELEGIEVAWNQVKVADLLRNSEDLERLYSEVHLLKTLKHKNIIKFYNSWVDAKHENINFITEIFTSGTLRQYRRKHKHVDLRALKKWSRQILEGLWYLHNHDPPVIHRDLKCDNIFVNGNQGEVKIGDLGLAAILRQARSAHSVIGTPEFMAPELYEEEYNELVDIYAFGMCLLELVTFEYPYVECTNAAQIFKKVTSGIKPASLAKVTDPGVKAFIEKCITKVSDRLSAKELLMHPFLQSDQDRECSSLRPETHYSGSSDQIDIGTKDMDPSPETNKDFTVQGQRKDDTIFLKLRIADSTGHFRNIHFPFDIGADTAIAVASEMVQELDLTDQDVTTIAEIIDAEIQSHIPDWTSSEISGDNIDGEVSTPYSPVSESKDDPSALVHEAILSSNLALERLPSGRKYWSDSPKEGSGNSPGKHGFSNLHSPADSVIAGGTEDNENSTGSHREEDDPNGRDASDSPNGGTEDDEKSPGSLREEDDPTCAGASDSPNGGGHGAATDLHVINGTHPFESEEVKIIAEKLENLLVEQKKELDELKRKHELAISDVLKELPPVFCQKVLDICKIKIPDYKMLYEADC, translated from the exons ATGCCACAGGATTTGTCGTCGGACCAAGACACGGACGATGCTGATGCCGAGTTCGTGGAGGTTGATCCCACTGGTCGATACGGTCGG TATAAAGAGATTCTAGGAAAAGGGGCTTTCAAGAAAGT ATATCGAGCATTTGATGAATTGGAAGGAATAGAAGTAGCTTGGAATCAGGTTAAAGTGGCAGATCTATTACGCAACTCTGAAGATTTAGAGCGGCTTTATTCAGAAGTTCATTTGCTTAAGACTTTAAAGCACAAGAACATAATTAAGTTTTACAATTCGTGGGTCGATGCCAAGCATGAGAATATCAACTTTATTACGGAGATCTTCACTTCAGGAACATTGCGGCA ATACCGGAGAAAGCATAAGCATGTTGATTTGAGGGCGTTGAAGAAATGGTCTAGGCAGATTTTAGAAGGCCTTTGGTATCTTCATAATCACGACCCCCCTGTTATCCATCGAGATTTGAAGTGTGACAACATTTTTGTCAATGGGAACCAAGGTGAGGTGAAAATTGGTGACTTAGGACTGGCTGCTATTCTTCGCCAGGCTCGCTCAGCACATAGTGTTATCG GTACTCCGGAGTTTATGGCGCCAGAGCTTTATGAAGAGGAATACAATGAGCTAGTAGACATTTATGCCTTTGGCATGTGCTTGTTAGAATTGGTGACCTTTGAGTATCCATATGTTGAATGTACCAATGCTGCCCAAATATTCAAGAAAGTGACATCA GGAATAAAGCCAGCATCATTGGCAAAAGTGACAGATCCTGGAGTTAAAGCATTTATAGAAAAGTGCATTACGAAAGTCTCTGATCGTTTGTCTGCCAAGGAACTTCTAATGCATCCTTTTCTCCAATCTGATCAAGATCGTGAATGTAGTTCTCTACGACCTGAAACTCATTATTCAG GCAGTTCTGATCAGATTGATATTGGAACAAAGGATATGGACCCTTCTCCTGAGACAAATAAAGACTTCACTGTGCAAGGCCAGAGGAAAGACGACACAATATTTCTGAAACTACGAATAGCAGATTCGACAG GTCACTTTCGAAATATCCACTTCCCATTTGACATTGGGGCAGATACTGCAATTGCTGTTGCTAGTGAAATGGTTCAAGAGTTGGACCTAACAGATCAAGATGTCACAACAATTGCTGAAATTATTGAcgctgaaatccaatcccacATTCCAGATTGGACATCCAGTGAAATTTCGGGAGATAATATTGATGGTGAGGTCTCAACTCCATATAGCCCAGTTTCTGAGTCTAAGGATGATCCTTCTGCCTTGGTACATGAGGCCATCCTTTCTAGTAATCTTGCATTAGAAAGACTGCCTTCAGGTCGCAAGTACTGGTCTGACTCACCCAAGGAAGGTAGTGGAAATTCTCCAGGGAAGCATGGGTTTTCTAACTTGCATTCTCCAGCAGATTCGGTCATTGCAGGAGGTACTGAAGACAATGAAAATTCTACTGGTAGCCATAGAGAGGAAGACGACCCAAACGGCAGAGATGCCTCTGATTCACCAAATGGTGGTACTGAGGATGATGAAAAATCTCCTGGTAGCCTTAGAGAGGAAGATGATCCAACTTGTGCTGGTGCCTCTGATTCACCAAATGGTGGTGGTCATGGTGCAGCTACTGATCTACATGTTATTAATGGAACTCATCCATTTGAATCAGAAGAAGTCAAGATCATTGCGGAGAAACTTGAGAATCTATTGGTAGAACAGAAAAAGGAGTTAGACGAGCTCAAGAGGAAGCATGAATTAGCAATATCAGATGTATTGAAGGAACTACCCCCGGTTTTCTGTCAAAAGGTTTTAGATATATGTAAGATAAAAATTCCGGACTACAAAATGCTTTATGAGGCAGACTGCTAA
- the LOC18776328 gene encoding probable serine/threonine-protein kinase WNK3 isoform X1 produces the protein MPQDLSSDQDTDDADAEFVEVDPTGRYGRYKEILGKGAFKKVYRAFDELEGIEVAWNQVKVADLLRNSEDLERLYSEVHLLKTLKHKNIIKFYNSWVDAKHENINFITEIFTSGTLRQYRRKHKHVDLRALKKWSRQILEGLWYLHNHDPPVIHRDLKCDNIFVNGNQGEVKIGDLGLAAILRQARSAHSVIGTPEFMAPELYEEEYNELVDIYAFGMCLLELVTFEYPYVECTNAAQIFKKVTSGIKPASLAKVTDPGVKAFIEKCITKVSDRLSAKELLMHPFLQSDQDRECSSLRPETHYSDAEGSSDQIDIGTKDMDPSPETNKDFTVQGQRKDDTIFLKLRIADSTGHFRNIHFPFDIGADTAIAVASEMVQELDLTDQDVTTIAEIIDAEIQSHIPDWTSSEISGDNIDGEVSTPYSPVSESKDDPSALVHEAILSSNLALERLPSGRKYWSDSPKEGSGNSPGKHGFSNLHSPADSVIAGGTEDNENSTGSHREEDDPNGRDASDSPNGGTEDDEKSPGSLREEDDPTCAGASDSPNGGGHGAATDLHVINGTHPFESEEVKIIAEKLENLLVEQKKELDELKRKHELAISDVLKELPPVFCQKVLDICKIKIPDYKMLYEADC, from the exons ATGCCACAGGATTTGTCGTCGGACCAAGACACGGACGATGCTGATGCCGAGTTCGTGGAGGTTGATCCCACTGGTCGATACGGTCGG TATAAAGAGATTCTAGGAAAAGGGGCTTTCAAGAAAGT ATATCGAGCATTTGATGAATTGGAAGGAATAGAAGTAGCTTGGAATCAGGTTAAAGTGGCAGATCTATTACGCAACTCTGAAGATTTAGAGCGGCTTTATTCAGAAGTTCATTTGCTTAAGACTTTAAAGCACAAGAACATAATTAAGTTTTACAATTCGTGGGTCGATGCCAAGCATGAGAATATCAACTTTATTACGGAGATCTTCACTTCAGGAACATTGCGGCA ATACCGGAGAAAGCATAAGCATGTTGATTTGAGGGCGTTGAAGAAATGGTCTAGGCAGATTTTAGAAGGCCTTTGGTATCTTCATAATCACGACCCCCCTGTTATCCATCGAGATTTGAAGTGTGACAACATTTTTGTCAATGGGAACCAAGGTGAGGTGAAAATTGGTGACTTAGGACTGGCTGCTATTCTTCGCCAGGCTCGCTCAGCACATAGTGTTATCG GTACTCCGGAGTTTATGGCGCCAGAGCTTTATGAAGAGGAATACAATGAGCTAGTAGACATTTATGCCTTTGGCATGTGCTTGTTAGAATTGGTGACCTTTGAGTATCCATATGTTGAATGTACCAATGCTGCCCAAATATTCAAGAAAGTGACATCA GGAATAAAGCCAGCATCATTGGCAAAAGTGACAGATCCTGGAGTTAAAGCATTTATAGAAAAGTGCATTACGAAAGTCTCTGATCGTTTGTCTGCCAAGGAACTTCTAATGCATCCTTTTCTCCAATCTGATCAAGATCGTGAATGTAGTTCTCTACGACCTGAAACTCATTATTCAG ATGCAGAAGGCAGTTCTGATCAGATTGATATTGGAACAAAGGATATGGACCCTTCTCCTGAGACAAATAAAGACTTCACTGTGCAAGGCCAGAGGAAAGACGACACAATATTTCTGAAACTACGAATAGCAGATTCGACAG GTCACTTTCGAAATATCCACTTCCCATTTGACATTGGGGCAGATACTGCAATTGCTGTTGCTAGTGAAATGGTTCAAGAGTTGGACCTAACAGATCAAGATGTCACAACAATTGCTGAAATTATTGAcgctgaaatccaatcccacATTCCAGATTGGACATCCAGTGAAATTTCGGGAGATAATATTGATGGTGAGGTCTCAACTCCATATAGCCCAGTTTCTGAGTCTAAGGATGATCCTTCTGCCTTGGTACATGAGGCCATCCTTTCTAGTAATCTTGCATTAGAAAGACTGCCTTCAGGTCGCAAGTACTGGTCTGACTCACCCAAGGAAGGTAGTGGAAATTCTCCAGGGAAGCATGGGTTTTCTAACTTGCATTCTCCAGCAGATTCGGTCATTGCAGGAGGTACTGAAGACAATGAAAATTCTACTGGTAGCCATAGAGAGGAAGACGACCCAAACGGCAGAGATGCCTCTGATTCACCAAATGGTGGTACTGAGGATGATGAAAAATCTCCTGGTAGCCTTAGAGAGGAAGATGATCCAACTTGTGCTGGTGCCTCTGATTCACCAAATGGTGGTGGTCATGGTGCAGCTACTGATCTACATGTTATTAATGGAACTCATCCATTTGAATCAGAAGAAGTCAAGATCATTGCGGAGAAACTTGAGAATCTATTGGTAGAACAGAAAAAGGAGTTAGACGAGCTCAAGAGGAAGCATGAATTAGCAATATCAGATGTATTGAAGGAACTACCCCCGGTTTTCTGTCAAAAGGTTTTAGATATATGTAAGATAAAAATTCCGGACTACAAAATGCTTTATGAGGCAGACTGCTAA
- the LOC18776789 gene encoding protein DEHYDRATION-INDUCED 19 homolog 5 isoform X2, producing the protein MTNYTEDEEDTEDENYEELVDQESDQLSSLNVKISEYEDYLDYLENLREQILKETEGILSESLGTDSFTLESKWERDASSVVIHEDNHMASEDSEGDDDAKSCFPCPFCYVDIEVPMLCNHLEEEHCFDFKNAVCPMCAANLGKDVVGHFMVHHASSFKHRRKSQKAGLWTGSSAMLGKALLKNGRASAHESAPDPLLSPFICNISFSDPIGIPEDICSNINAPITSSLKSAKSSSPDEGCEKDKEERRQRAAFVQQLITSTVFLDL; encoded by the exons ATGACAAATTAtactgaagatgaagaagatacaGAGGATGAAAATTATGAAGAGTTGGTGGATCAAGAGTCGGATCAGCTCAGTAGTTTAAAtgtaaaaatttcagaatatGAGGATTATCTGGATTATCTGGAGAACCTGAGAGAGCAGATATTGAAGGAAACAGAAGGCATTTTATCTGAGTCATTAGGTACTGATTCCTTCACGCTTGAGAGTAAGTGGGAGCGTGATGCTTCTAGTGTTGTCATTCATGAag ATAATCATATGGCTTCGGAAGATTCTGAAGGAGATGACGATGCAAAATCTTGTTTTCCATGCCCTTTCTGTTATGTGGATATTGAAGTCCCAATGCTCTGCAACCACTTGGAGGAAGAACACTGCTTTGACTTTAAAAATGCA GTTTGTCCTATGTGTGCAGCGAATCTAGGGAAAGATGTAGTTGGACATTTTATGGTGCACCATGCAAGCTCGTTCAAG CACAggagaaaatctcaaaaagcGGGTTTGTGGACTGGTAGTTCAGCAATGCTTGGAAAGGCACTGCTGAAGAACGGAAGGGCATCTGCACATGAATCTGCACCTGATCCTCTCCTCTCACCATTTATCTGCAATATATCTTTTTCAGACCCTATTGGTATTCCGGAAGATATTTGTTCCAATATCAATGCCCCTATCACTTCCAGCTTGAAAAG tgCTAAGTCCTCTTCACCAGATGAAGGCTGTGAAAAGGATAAAGAAGAGCGAAGGCAGAGAGCGGCTTTCGTGCAACAGTTGATTACATCAACCGTATTCTTGGATCTATGA
- the LOC18775972 gene encoding elongation factor Tu, chloroplastic, which produces MAISTAAAASASSKLTYPYASQSSQPSPASSISIRPSSKLTHLSSSFLNPSTILHLTPTTTLPLHHHHHRSFTVKAARGKFERKKPHVNIGTIGHVDHGKTTLTAALTMALASIGGSASKKYDEIDAAPEERARGITINTATVEYETENRHYAHVDCPGHADYVKNMITGAAQMDGAILVVSGADGPMPQTKEHILLAKQVGVPNMVVFLNKQDQVDDEELLQLVELEVRELLSSYEFPGDEVPIISGSALLALEALMAKPTITRGENEWVDKIYELMDSVDSYIPIPQRQTELPFLLAIEDVFSITGRGTVATGRVERGTIKVGDTVDIVGLKDTRSTTVTGVEMFQKILDDAMAGDNVGLLLRGIQKIDIQRGMVLAKPGTITPHTKFEAIVYVLKKEEGGRHSPFFSGYRPQFYMRTTDVTGKVTSIMNDKDEESKMVMPGDRVKIVVELIVPVACEQGMRFAIREGGKTVGAGVIQSIIE; this is translated from the coding sequence ATGGCAAtttcaacagcagcagcagcctcAGCTTCCTCAAAGCTCACTTACCCATATGCCTCTCAGTCCTCTCAGCCCTCACCGGCCTCCTCTATCTCCATTAGACCCTCTTCCAAGCTAACCCATCTCTCCTCTTCCTTCCTCAACCCCTCCACCATCCTCCACCTCACGCCCACCACTACTCTCcccctccaccaccaccaccaccgcagTTTCACAGTCAAAGCTGCTCGAGGTAAGTTCGAGCGCAAGAAGCCCCATGTCAACATCGGCACAATCGGCCACGTCGACCACGGCAAGACCACTCTCACTGCAGCTCTCACCATGGCCTTGGCCTCCATTGGAGGCAGCGCTTCCAAGAAGTACGACGAAATCGACGCCGCCCCAGAAGAGCGCGCTCGTGGAATCACCATTAACACTGCCACAGTCGAGTACGAGACTGAGAATCGGCACTACGCCCACGTTGACTGCCCCGGCCACGCCGATTATGTCAAGAACATGATCACTGGAGCTGCTCAGATGGACGGTGCGATTCTTGTGGTTTCTGGTGCTGATGGGCCAATGCCACAAACCAAAGAACACATCTTGCTGGCCAAGCAAGTGGGTGTGCCTAACATGGTTGTGTTCTTGAACAAACAAGACCAGGTTGATGATGAGGAGCTTCTGCAGCTTGTGGAATTGGAGGTGCGTGAGTTACTTTCTTCTTATGAGTTTCCTGGTGATGAAGTTCCTATTATTTCTGGGTCTGCTTTGTTAGCTTTGGAGGCTTTGATGGccaagcctactatcactcgtGGTGAGAATGAATGGGTTGACAAGATTTATGAACTTATGGATTCTGTTGATAGCTATATTCCGATTCCTCAGCGCCAGACTGAGTTGCCATTTTTGTTAGCAATTGAAGATGTGTTTTCGATTACCGGTCGTGGGACTGTGGCCACTGGCCGTGTTGAGAGGGGTACTATTAAGGTTGGAGATACAGTGGACATTGTCGGTTTGAAGGACACAAGGAGCACCACTGTGACTGGTGTTGAAATGTTTCAGAAGATTCTTGATGATGCTATGGCTGGTGACAATGTGGGGTTGTTGCTTAGAGGGATACAAAAGATTGATATTCAGAGAGGGATGGTTTTGGCTAAGCCCGGGACGATTACCCCACATACCAAGTTTGAAGCAATTGTGTATGTGTTGAAGAAGGAAGAGGGTGGCAGGCATTCACCGTTTTTCTCAGGTTATAGGCCACAGTTTTACATGAGGACTACTGATGTCACTGGAAAGGTGACTTCCATAATGAATGATAAGGATGAAGAGTCCAAGATGGTCATGCCTGGCGACCGTGTCAAGATTGTTGTCGAGCTGATAGTTCCCGTGGCTTGTGAGCAAGGAATGAGGTTTGCTATCAGAGAAGGAGGGAAGACTGTTGGAGCTGGTGTTATTCAATCCATAATTGAGTGA
- the LOC18776789 gene encoding protein DEHYDRATION-INDUCED 19 homolog 5 isoform X1, with protein MDVDSWASRVQAAKSLSAAHAARLHYDNHMASEDSEGDDDAKSCFPCPFCYVDIEVPMLCNHLEEEHCFDFKNAVCPMCAANLGKDVVGHFMVHHASSFKHRRKSQKAGLWTGSSAMLGKALLKNGRASAHESAPDPLLSPFICNISFSDPIGIPEDICSNINAPITSSLKSAKSSSPDEGCEKDKEERRQRAAFVQQLITSTVFLDL; from the exons ATGGACGTTGACTCGTGGGCTTCCAGGGTTCAAGCAGCCAAGAGCCTCTCTGCTGCCCATGCTGCTCGGCTTCACTATG ATAATCATATGGCTTCGGAAGATTCTGAAGGAGATGACGATGCAAAATCTTGTTTTCCATGCCCTTTCTGTTATGTGGATATTGAAGTCCCAATGCTCTGCAACCACTTGGAGGAAGAACACTGCTTTGACTTTAAAAATGCA GTTTGTCCTATGTGTGCAGCGAATCTAGGGAAAGATGTAGTTGGACATTTTATGGTGCACCATGCAAGCTCGTTCAAG CACAggagaaaatctcaaaaagcGGGTTTGTGGACTGGTAGTTCAGCAATGCTTGGAAAGGCACTGCTGAAGAACGGAAGGGCATCTGCACATGAATCTGCACCTGATCCTCTCCTCTCACCATTTATCTGCAATATATCTTTTTCAGACCCTATTGGTATTCCGGAAGATATTTGTTCCAATATCAATGCCCCTATCACTTCCAGCTTGAAAAG tgCTAAGTCCTCTTCACCAGATGAAGGCTGTGAAAAGGATAAAGAAGAGCGAAGGCAGAGAGCGGCTTTCGTGCAACAGTTGATTACATCAACCGTATTCTTGGATCTATGA